In Cheilinus undulatus linkage group 14, ASM1832078v1, whole genome shotgun sequence, a genomic segment contains:
- the LOC121521140 gene encoding protein LEG1 homolog — protein sequence MASAPAISEPAQASALGVCGPVLVSAFHCPCDSASEQSAVCHHSLREGYQGRLHSIPVCNPSSSAMLRLTLLCFLLACAVSLSSSVEILENGIPLLWSQTMGQVSELPSQAGIMTPSPLNHLHRLSLSRLMIDATNPFMLTMGPDASANPLWALALQLVWMHTSGRLADPTGATSCGKLPGDVNCIAPESWWGCVNYHVSVLPFISATQNGFMGEGAQVQMMMPEDNTDYCTTYADCSARHPDAMAKWDAFFQGLITTGASALSDTEKKDAILGLFWDAQMASVQASSVCDNRKTFYSSKEVSFANSWLYIFDYLSAVYFQSNLEDSAKFITSLPSRVLTEEDNAPKIPDLSKEENHSLYIFSWLESINSIMGGTLAQAWKRAMCSAELREKGRDMMVQLVLNPSFPTTSFMTIISGAAAYC from the exons ATGGCCTCAGCCCCAGCCATCAGTGAACCAGCCCAAGCTTCAGCCCTAGGAGTCTGTGGACCAGTCCTGGTCTCAGCCTTCCACTGTCCCTGTGACTCTGCCTCGGAGCAGAGCGCTGTCTGTCACCATTCCCTGCGAGAAGGGT ACCAGGGAAGACTTCACTCCATCCCTGTCTGCAACCCCAGCTCTTCAGCCATGCTGCGTCTGACGCTCCTCTGCTTTCTCCTGGCTTGTGCTGTGTCTCTCAGCAGCTCTGTTGAAATTCTAGAGAATGGCATTCCTCTCTTATGGTCCCAAACGATGGGCCAAGTGTCTGAGCTGCCCTCACAGGCTGGCATCATGACTCCTAGCCCCCTCAACCACCTCCATCGCCTGAGTCTTAGCCGGCTGATGATCGACGCTACAAACCCGTTTATGTTAACAATGGGACCGGATGCCTCGGCCAATCCTCTTTGGGCTTTGGCACTGCAGCTAGTGTGGATGCACACTTCAG GCCGTCTTGCAGACCCAACTGGTGCTACATCCTGTGGCAAGCTACCCGGAGATGTTAACTGTATTGCTCCAGAGAGCTGGTGGGGCT GTGTAAATTATCACGTCTCTGTGCTGCCTTTCATATCTGCTACACAGAATGGATTCATGGGAGAAGGAGCTCAG GTCCAGATGATGATGCCTGAAGATAATACAGACTATTGCACCACATATGCTGACTGTTCAGCTAGGCACCCTGATGCCATGGCTAAGTGGGATGCCTTTTTCCAG GGTCTCATCACAACAGGAGCTTCTGCTCTGTCtgacacagagaaaaaagacGCTATCCTGGGTCTTTTCTGGGATGCTCAGATGGCTTCAGTTCAAGCGTCTTCTGTATGTGACAATAG GAAAACGTTCTACTCCAGTAAAGAGGTGTCATTTGCAAACAGCTGGCTGTACATATTTGATTACCTTTCAGCTGTGTATTTCCAGTCCAACTTGGAGGATTCTGCAAAGTTCATCACCTCTCTGCCCAGTCGAGTTTTGACT GAGGAAGACAACGCACCTAAAATTCCTGACCTCAGTAAAGAGGAGAACCACTCTCTGTACATCTTCTCCTGGCTGGAAAGCATCAACAGTATAATGG GTGGGACGTTGGCACAGGCTTGGAAACGAGCCATGTGCTCAGCAGAACTCCGAGAGAAAGGCAGAGACATGATGGTGCAGCTGGTGCTGAACCCCAGCTTCCCCACCACCTCTTTCATGACCATCATCTCTGGGGCAGCTGCATACTgctga